The following proteins come from a genomic window of Pleuronectes platessa chromosome 2, fPlePla1.1, whole genome shotgun sequence:
- the zmynd8 gene encoding protein kinase C-binding protein 1 isoform X3 produces MHSGYLYVREKERRREGLPLKRLFTQTSSHQRGLKSTSVKEEEGKETAAERMEISTRSKVSDTGSTERMSQKRKMPSPSQSSNGHSSAETSPCPVKKKKKPGALSSSKDQSELRHGPFYYVKQPALTTDPVDVVPQDGRNDFYCWLCHREGQVLCCELCPRVYHAKCLKLPAEPDGDWFCPECEKITVAECIETQSKAMMMLTIDQLSYLLKFALQKMKQPGTEPFQKPVSLEQHPDYAEYIFHPMDLCTLEKNIKKKMYGCTEAFLADAKWILHNCIIYNGGNHKLTATAKVIVKICEHEMNEIEVCPECYLSACQKRDNWFCEPCSNPHPLVWAKLKGFPFWPAKALRDKDGQVDARFFGQHDRAWVPLNNCYLMSKEIPFSVKKTKSIFNSAMQEMEVYVENMKKKFGVFNYAPFRTPYTPDNNFQMLLDPSNPSSTPVKTEKQEKIKLSFDMTASPKIPLARTMLSGAGLGGGTVGRRLPLSDMPRSPMSTNSSAHTGSDGEQETADKSHAKAQNSQYSAGEESMDCTASPPHPRLCPAGSSLDSPKPFHSQAPGLPKQEKTPQTGSILNLNLDRSKAEMDLKELSETVQQKQGTTPVLTSPKRQIKSRFQLNLDKTIESCKAQLGIDEISVDVYKGVEHSDSEESDKSDSSDSEYASDDEQKTKEGQDAATNDEAQEDTIKNKVKDLSSPSQDKEVKTDTLLASESAAGDTAPTASDVPAKEKISTDSGKQSPEKSKAPPAVSPPPRGKSQVKDEGKYPAPMEDSDSERELVIDLGEEQRGKDRKRGRKDTTSVKESPASKPEGKALTPSTVPSQNSAALSTPSTVSTQSPMAIPVTMVSFTAPSPTTISLATVSSATASPPSSSSSPSASTAPALKKQRPLLPRETLPVVQRAVVWNPTTKFQTSSQKWHMQKVQRQQQSQQPVATTQDQALSPKQGQAPVVTQTQAGNVSTAVSSSSAQQSSQSTRYQTRQAVKAVQQKDPPLGTNTSAVTLVSSSPASVAMIATSSLATAASSSPVAIDLYIPTASADVAEDIAKYTNKIMDAIKGSMTEIYNDLSQSTSGNTIAEIRRLRIEIEKLQWLHQQELSEMKHNLELTMAEMRQSLEQERERLVTEVKKQIEQEKQQAVDETKKKQWCANCRKEAIFYCCWNTSYCDYPCQQAHWPEHMKSCTQSATAPQQEPEAESTADPPNKGGGTTSSGPNSLRDMPVAAPSEKDCVVEKSADSVAVSLS; encoded by the exons ATG CACTCTGGTTATTTGTATgtaagagagaaggaaagaagaaggGAAGGACTTCCTCTGAAAAGGCTCTTCACACAAACCTCATCTCATCAGAGAGGTTTGAAGTCGACAAG tgtgaaagaggaagagggaaaagaaacagcagcagagagaatgGAGATATCAACACGATCCAAAG TTTCAGACACGGGGTCAACGGAGCGTATGTCCCAAAAACGAAAGATGCCAAGTCCCTCTCAATCATCCAATGGCCACTCCTCCGCCGAAACTTCTCCCTGCCCagttaaaaagaagaagaaacccgGTGCTCTCAGCAGTAGCAAAGACCAG TCAGAACTAAGACACGGTCCCTTTTACTATGTGAAGCAGCCAGCACTCACCACAGACCCTGTTGATGTTGTACCGCAGGACGGCAGGAATGACTTCTACTGCTGGCTGTGCCACCGCGAGGGCCAGGTGCTCTGCTGTGAGCTCTGCCCCAGGGTGTACCATGCCAAGTGCCTCAAACTACCAGCCGAGCCTGATGGCGACTGGTTCTGTCCGGAGTGTGAG aaaataacagtTGCAGAGTGCATAGAGACTCAGAGCAAAGCCATGATGATGCTAACTATAGACCAGCTGTCTTACCTACTAAAGTTTGCCCTTCAGAAGATGAAACAACCAGGT ACTGAACCCTTCCAGAAACCTGTCTCTCTTGAACAACATCCAGATTATGCGGAGTACATTTTTCATCCTATGGATCTTTGCACACTTGAAAAG AatatcaaaaagaaaatgtatggcTGCACAGAGGCCTTCTTGGCAGACGCAAAATGGATTTTGCACAACTGTATTATATATAATGGAG GCAATCACAAACTCACAGCTACAGCTAAAGTTATAGTAAAAATCTGTGAACATGAG ATGAACGAGATTGAAGtttgtcctgagtgttatttgTCTGCTTGCCAAAAGAGAGACAACTGGTTTTGTGAGCCTTGT AGTAACCCACATCCTCTAGTGTGGGCCAAACTGAAAGGATTTCCATTCTGGCCTGCTAAAGCTCTGCGGGACAAAGATGGACAGGTGGACGCTCGTTTCTTTGGTCAACATGACAG GGCATGGGTTCCTTTAAACAACTGCTACCTCATGTCAAAAGAAATTCCATTCTCTGTGAAGAAGACCAAAAGCATCTTTAACAGTGCCATGCAAGAGATGGAGGTCTATGTGGAGAACATGAAGAAGAAGTTTGGAGTGTTTAATTACGCACCTTTCAGGACACCATACACTCCTGACAACAACTTCCAGATGCTGCTGGACCCCTCCAACCCCTCGTCCACTCCAGTGAAAACTGAGAAACAGGAGAAGATCAAGCTCAGCTTCGACATGACCGCTTCGCCCAAGATCCCTCTGGCAAGGACCATGTTGTCTGGGGCTGGGCTGGGAGGGGGCACAGTTGGGCGTCGGCTCCCTCTAAGTGACATGCCTCGCTCCCCCATGAGCACCAACTCCTCTGCCCACACTGGTTCAGATGGGGAACAGGAGACAGCAGACAAGTCGCATGCAAAAGCCCAGAACAGCCAGTACAGTGCAGGAGAGGAGTCCATGGACTGTACAG CATCACCTCCCCATCCTCGACTTTGTCCTGCAGGCAGTTCATTGGACAGCCCTAAACCATTCCACTCTCAAGCTCCTGGCCTCCCCAAGCAGGAGAAGACACCACAGACAGGAAGCATTCTCAACCTCAATCTAG ATCGGAGCAAAGCAGAAATGGACCTAAAAGAGCTAAGTGAAACAGTTCAGCAGAAGCAAGGAACCACACCAGTCCTCACGTCTCCAAAAAGACAGATTAAGAGCCGTTTTCAGCTGAACTTGGACAAAACCATTGAGAGCTGCAAAGCACAGTTGG GTATTGATGAGATCTCTGTGGATGTGTATAAAGGTGTGGAACACAGTGACTCAGAGGAATCTGATAAGTCTGACTCAAGTGACAGTGAGTATGCCAGTGACGATGAGCAAAAGACCAAGGAAGGCCAGGACGCAGCAACCAATGATGAAGCCCAGGAGGACACTATCAAAAATAAAGTCAAAGATCTGTCATCTCCAAGCCAAGATAAAGAGGTTAAAACTGATACACTCCTTGCATCTGAGTCTGCAGCAGGTGACACAGCTCCAACAGCATCAGATGTTCCAGCTAAAGAGAAAATAAGCACTGATTCAGGAAAACAAAGCCCAGAGAAGAGCAAGGCGCCTCCAGCAGTATCACCTCCTCCCAGAGGCAAGTCTCAGGTGAAAGACGAGGGGAAGTATCCCGCGCCCATGGAGGACTCTGACTCTGAGAGGGAGCTGGTTATTgaccttggagaggaacagaggggCAAAGACAGGAAGAGGGGTAGGAAAGACACCACCTCTGTAAAAGAGTCCCCTGCTAGTAAACCTGAAG GCAAAGCATTGACCCCATCAACAGTGCCATCTCAAAACAGTGCAGCTCTCTCCACACCCTCCACTGTCTCCACACAGTCCCCAATGGCCATTCCTGTCACCATGGTCTCGTTCACTGCTCCCTCCCCCACAACCATAAGCCTAGCAACGGTGTCCAGTGCCACAGCAtcgcccccctcctcctcctcctccccctcagccTCCACCGCTCCAGCTTTGAagaaacagcgccctctgctgccCAGAGAGACGCTGCCCGTGGTGCAGAGAGCTGTGGTGTGGAATCCCACTACCAAGTTTCAGACCTCCTCGCAGAAGTGGCACATGCAGAAGGTGCAACGTCAGCAACAGAGCCAGCAACCTGTTGCAACCACCCAGGATCAGGCCTTGTCACCTAAGCAGGGCCAGGCTCCAGTGGTGACCCAGACTCAGGCTGGGAATGTGTCGACAGCGGTGTCCTCATCCTCCGCTCAGCAGTCTTCACAAAGTACCCGCTATCAGACCAGACAGGCTGTCAAAG ctgttCAACAAAAAGACCCTCCACTCGGCACAAACACGTCCGCTGTCACCCTGGTATCCAGTAGTCCAGCTTCTGTTGCCATGATTGCAACATCAAGTCTAGCAACAGCTGCTTCGTCATCACCGGTGGCAATAGACCTGTATATCCCCACTGCCTCTGCAGATGTGGCTGAAGACATTGCCAAGTACACAAATAAA ATAATGGATGCAATCAAAGGTTCAATGACTGAAATCTACAATgacctttctcagagtacttcagGAAACACAATAGCAGAG ATAAGACGACTGagaattgaaattgaaaaattgCAGTGGTTGCATCAACAAGAGTTGTCAGAAATGAAGCACAATCTTG AGCTGACAATGGCAGAGATGAGGCAAAgtctggagcaggagagagagaggctggtgACTGAGGTGAAGAAACAGATAGAGCAGGAGAAACAACAGGCAGTGGACGAGACGAAGAAGAAACAGTGGTGCGCTAACTGCAGGAAAGAAGCCATCTTCTACTGCTGCTGGAACACAAGCTACTGTGATTACCCCTGTCAGCAAGCCCACTGGCCGGAGCATATGAAGTCCTGCACACAGTCAG CCACAGCTCCACAGCAAGAACCCGAGGCTGAATCGACAGCAGACCCCCCAAACAAAGGAGGAGGGACAACTAGTAGTGGCCCGAACTCTCTCAGAGACATGCCTGTCGCTGCACCATCAGAAAAAGACTGTGTTGTGGAGAAAAGTGCTGACAGTGTTGCTGTTTCTTTATCCTAA
- the zmynd8 gene encoding protein kinase C-binding protein 1 isoform X4 has translation MHSGYLYVREKERRREGLPLKRLFTQTSSHQRGLKSTSVKEEEGKETAAERMEISTRSKVSDTGSTERMSQKRKMPSPSQSSNGHSSAETSPCPVKKKKKPGALSSSKDQDGRNDFYCWLCHREGQVLCCELCPRVYHAKCLKLPAEPDGDWFCPECEKITVAECIETQSKAMMMLTIDQLSYLLKFALQKMKQPGDHPRLSSRSPHAASTQRKTFNWTEPFQKPVSLEQHPDYAEYIFHPMDLCTLEKNIKKKMYGCTEAFLADAKWILHNCIIYNGGNHKLTATAKVIVKICEHEMNEIEVCPECYLSACQKRDNWFCEPCSNPHPLVWAKLKGFPFWPAKALRDKDGQVDARFFGQHDRAWVPLNNCYLMSKEIPFSVKKTKSIFNSAMQEMEVYVENMKKKFGVFNYAPFRTPYTPDNNFQMLLDPSNPSSTPVKTEKQEKIKLSFDMTASPKIPLARTMLSGAGLGGGTVGRRLPLSDMPRSPMSTNSSAHTGSDGEQETADKSHAKAQNSQYSAGEESMDCTASPPHPRLCPAGSSLDSPKPFHSQAPGLPKQEKTPQTGSILNLNLDRSKAEMDLKELSETVQQKQGTTPVLTSPKRQIKSRFQLNLDKTIESCKAQLGIDEISVDVYKGVEHSDSEESDKSDSSDSEYASDDEQKTKEGQDAATNDEAQEDTIKNKVKDLSSPSQDKEVKTDTLLASESAAGDTAPTASDVPAKEKISTDSGKQSPEKSKAPPAVSPPPRGKSQVKDEGKYPAPMEDSDSERELVIDLGEEQRGKDRKRGRKDTTSVKESPASKPEGKALTPSTVPSQNSAALSTPSTVSTQSPMAIPVTMVSFTAPSPTTISLATVSSATASPPSSSSSPSASTAPALKKQRPLLPRETLPVVQRAVVWNPTTKFQTSSQKWHMQKVQRQQQSQQPVATTQDQALSPKQGQAPVVTQTQAGNVSTAVSSSSAQQSSQSTRYQTRQAVKAVQQKDPPLGTNTSAVTLVSSSPASVAMIATSSLATAASSSPVAIDLYIPTASADVAEDIAKYTNKIMDAIKGSMTEIYNDLSQSTSGNTIAEIRRLRIEIEKLQWLHQQELSEMKHNLELTMAEMRQSLEQERERLVTEVKKQIEQEKQQAVDETKKKQWCANCRKEAIFYCCWNTSYCDYPCQQAHWPEHMKSCTQSATAPQQEPEAESTADPPNKGGGTTSSGPNSLRDMPVAAPSEKDCVVEKSADSVAVSLS, from the exons ATG CACTCTGGTTATTTGTATgtaagagagaaggaaagaagaaggGAAGGACTTCCTCTGAAAAGGCTCTTCACACAAACCTCATCTCATCAGAGAGGTTTGAAGTCGACAAG tgtgaaagaggaagagggaaaagaaacagcagcagagagaatgGAGATATCAACACGATCCAAAG TTTCAGACACGGGGTCAACGGAGCGTATGTCCCAAAAACGAAAGATGCCAAGTCCCTCTCAATCATCCAATGGCCACTCCTCCGCCGAAACTTCTCCCTGCCCagttaaaaagaagaagaaacccgGTGCTCTCAGCAGTAGCAAAGACCAG GACGGCAGGAATGACTTCTACTGCTGGCTGTGCCACCGCGAGGGCCAGGTGCTCTGCTGTGAGCTCTGCCCCAGGGTGTACCATGCCAAGTGCCTCAAACTACCAGCCGAGCCTGATGGCGACTGGTTCTGTCCGGAGTGTGAG aaaataacagtTGCAGAGTGCATAGAGACTCAGAGCAAAGCCATGATGATGCTAACTATAGACCAGCTGTCTTACCTACTAAAGTTTGCCCTTCAGAAGATGAAACAACCAGGT GATCATCCCCGCTTGTCATCTCGCTCCCCCCATGCAGCTTCCACGCAGAGAAAGACTTTTAATTGG ACTGAACCCTTCCAGAAACCTGTCTCTCTTGAACAACATCCAGATTATGCGGAGTACATTTTTCATCCTATGGATCTTTGCACACTTGAAAAG AatatcaaaaagaaaatgtatggcTGCACAGAGGCCTTCTTGGCAGACGCAAAATGGATTTTGCACAACTGTATTATATATAATGGAG GCAATCACAAACTCACAGCTACAGCTAAAGTTATAGTAAAAATCTGTGAACATGAG ATGAACGAGATTGAAGtttgtcctgagtgttatttgTCTGCTTGCCAAAAGAGAGACAACTGGTTTTGTGAGCCTTGT AGTAACCCACATCCTCTAGTGTGGGCCAAACTGAAAGGATTTCCATTCTGGCCTGCTAAAGCTCTGCGGGACAAAGATGGACAGGTGGACGCTCGTTTCTTTGGTCAACATGACAG GGCATGGGTTCCTTTAAACAACTGCTACCTCATGTCAAAAGAAATTCCATTCTCTGTGAAGAAGACCAAAAGCATCTTTAACAGTGCCATGCAAGAGATGGAGGTCTATGTGGAGAACATGAAGAAGAAGTTTGGAGTGTTTAATTACGCACCTTTCAGGACACCATACACTCCTGACAACAACTTCCAGATGCTGCTGGACCCCTCCAACCCCTCGTCCACTCCAGTGAAAACTGAGAAACAGGAGAAGATCAAGCTCAGCTTCGACATGACCGCTTCGCCCAAGATCCCTCTGGCAAGGACCATGTTGTCTGGGGCTGGGCTGGGAGGGGGCACAGTTGGGCGTCGGCTCCCTCTAAGTGACATGCCTCGCTCCCCCATGAGCACCAACTCCTCTGCCCACACTGGTTCAGATGGGGAACAGGAGACAGCAGACAAGTCGCATGCAAAAGCCCAGAACAGCCAGTACAGTGCAGGAGAGGAGTCCATGGACTGTACAG CATCACCTCCCCATCCTCGACTTTGTCCTGCAGGCAGTTCATTGGACAGCCCTAAACCATTCCACTCTCAAGCTCCTGGCCTCCCCAAGCAGGAGAAGACACCACAGACAGGAAGCATTCTCAACCTCAATCTAG ATCGGAGCAAAGCAGAAATGGACCTAAAAGAGCTAAGTGAAACAGTTCAGCAGAAGCAAGGAACCACACCAGTCCTCACGTCTCCAAAAAGACAGATTAAGAGCCGTTTTCAGCTGAACTTGGACAAAACCATTGAGAGCTGCAAAGCACAGTTGG GTATTGATGAGATCTCTGTGGATGTGTATAAAGGTGTGGAACACAGTGACTCAGAGGAATCTGATAAGTCTGACTCAAGTGACAGTGAGTATGCCAGTGACGATGAGCAAAAGACCAAGGAAGGCCAGGACGCAGCAACCAATGATGAAGCCCAGGAGGACACTATCAAAAATAAAGTCAAAGATCTGTCATCTCCAAGCCAAGATAAAGAGGTTAAAACTGATACACTCCTTGCATCTGAGTCTGCAGCAGGTGACACAGCTCCAACAGCATCAGATGTTCCAGCTAAAGAGAAAATAAGCACTGATTCAGGAAAACAAAGCCCAGAGAAGAGCAAGGCGCCTCCAGCAGTATCACCTCCTCCCAGAGGCAAGTCTCAGGTGAAAGACGAGGGGAAGTATCCCGCGCCCATGGAGGACTCTGACTCTGAGAGGGAGCTGGTTATTgaccttggagaggaacagaggggCAAAGACAGGAAGAGGGGTAGGAAAGACACCACCTCTGTAAAAGAGTCCCCTGCTAGTAAACCTGAAG GCAAAGCATTGACCCCATCAACAGTGCCATCTCAAAACAGTGCAGCTCTCTCCACACCCTCCACTGTCTCCACACAGTCCCCAATGGCCATTCCTGTCACCATGGTCTCGTTCACTGCTCCCTCCCCCACAACCATAAGCCTAGCAACGGTGTCCAGTGCCACAGCAtcgcccccctcctcctcctcctccccctcagccTCCACCGCTCCAGCTTTGAagaaacagcgccctctgctgccCAGAGAGACGCTGCCCGTGGTGCAGAGAGCTGTGGTGTGGAATCCCACTACCAAGTTTCAGACCTCCTCGCAGAAGTGGCACATGCAGAAGGTGCAACGTCAGCAACAGAGCCAGCAACCTGTTGCAACCACCCAGGATCAGGCCTTGTCACCTAAGCAGGGCCAGGCTCCAGTGGTGACCCAGACTCAGGCTGGGAATGTGTCGACAGCGGTGTCCTCATCCTCCGCTCAGCAGTCTTCACAAAGTACCCGCTATCAGACCAGACAGGCTGTCAAAG ctgttCAACAAAAAGACCCTCCACTCGGCACAAACACGTCCGCTGTCACCCTGGTATCCAGTAGTCCAGCTTCTGTTGCCATGATTGCAACATCAAGTCTAGCAACAGCTGCTTCGTCATCACCGGTGGCAATAGACCTGTATATCCCCACTGCCTCTGCAGATGTGGCTGAAGACATTGCCAAGTACACAAATAAA ATAATGGATGCAATCAAAGGTTCAATGACTGAAATCTACAATgacctttctcagagtacttcagGAAACACAATAGCAGAG ATAAGACGACTGagaattgaaattgaaaaattgCAGTGGTTGCATCAACAAGAGTTGTCAGAAATGAAGCACAATCTTG AGCTGACAATGGCAGAGATGAGGCAAAgtctggagcaggagagagagaggctggtgACTGAGGTGAAGAAACAGATAGAGCAGGAGAAACAACAGGCAGTGGACGAGACGAAGAAGAAACAGTGGTGCGCTAACTGCAGGAAAGAAGCCATCTTCTACTGCTGCTGGAACACAAGCTACTGTGATTACCCCTGTCAGCAAGCCCACTGGCCGGAGCATATGAAGTCCTGCACACAGTCAG CCACAGCTCCACAGCAAGAACCCGAGGCTGAATCGACAGCAGACCCCCCAAACAAAGGAGGAGGGACAACTAGTAGTGGCCCGAACTCTCTCAGAGACATGCCTGTCGCTGCACCATCAGAAAAAGACTGTGTTGTGGAGAAAAGTGCTGACAGTGTTGCTGTTTCTTTATCCTAA
- the zmynd8 gene encoding protein kinase C-binding protein 1 isoform X6, with translation MHSGYLYVREKERRREGLPLKRLFTQTSSHQRGLKSTSVKEEEGKETAAERMEISTRSKVSDTGSTERMSQKRKMPSPSQSSNGHSSAETSPCPVKKKKKPGALSSSKDQDGRNDFYCWLCHREGQVLCCELCPRVYHAKCLKLPAEPDGDWFCPECEKITVAECIETQSKAMMMLTIDQLSYLLKFALQKMKQPGTEPFQKPVSLEQHPDYAEYIFHPMDLCTLEKNIKKKMYGCTEAFLADAKWILHNCIIYNGGNHKLTATAKVIVKICEHEMNEIEVCPECYLSACQKRDNWFCEPCSNPHPLVWAKLKGFPFWPAKALRDKDGQVDARFFGQHDRAWVPLNNCYLMSKEIPFSVKKTKSIFNSAMQEMEVYVENMKKKFGVFNYAPFRTPYTPDNNFQMLLDPSNPSSTPVKTEKQEKIKLSFDMTASPKIPLARTMLSGAGLGGGTVGRRLPLSDMPRSPMSTNSSAHTGSDGEQETADKSHAKAQNSQYSAGEESMDCTASPPHPRLCPAGSSLDSPKPFHSQAPGLPKQEKTPQTGSILNLNLDRSKAEMDLKELSETVQQKQGTTPVLTSPKRQIKSRFQLNLDKTIESCKAQLGIDEISVDVYKGVEHSDSEESDKSDSSDSEYASDDEQKTKEGQDAATNDEAQEDTIKNKVKDLSSPSQDKEVKTDTLLASESAAGDTAPTASDVPAKEKISTDSGKQSPEKSKAPPAVSPPPRGKSQVKDEGKYPAPMEDSDSERELVIDLGEEQRGKDRKRGRKDTTSVKESPASKPEGKALTPSTVPSQNSAALSTPSTVSTQSPMAIPVTMVSFTAPSPTTISLATVSSATASPPSSSSSPSASTAPALKKQRPLLPRETLPVVQRAVVWNPTTKFQTSSQKWHMQKVQRQQQSQQPVATTQDQALSPKQGQAPVVTQTQAGNVSTAVSSSSAQQSSQSTRYQTRQAVKAVQQKDPPLGTNTSAVTLVSSSPASVAMIATSSLATAASSSPVAIDLYIPTASADVAEDIAKYTNKIMDAIKGSMTEIYNDLSQSTSGNTIAEIRRLRIEIEKLQWLHQQELSEMKHNLELTMAEMRQSLEQERERLVTEVKKQIEQEKQQAVDETKKKQWCANCRKEAIFYCCWNTSYCDYPCQQAHWPEHMKSCTQSATAPQQEPEAESTADPPNKGGGTTSSGPNSLRDMPVAAPSEKDCVVEKSADSVAVSLS, from the exons ATG CACTCTGGTTATTTGTATgtaagagagaaggaaagaagaaggGAAGGACTTCCTCTGAAAAGGCTCTTCACACAAACCTCATCTCATCAGAGAGGTTTGAAGTCGACAAG tgtgaaagaggaagagggaaaagaaacagcagcagagagaatgGAGATATCAACACGATCCAAAG TTTCAGACACGGGGTCAACGGAGCGTATGTCCCAAAAACGAAAGATGCCAAGTCCCTCTCAATCATCCAATGGCCACTCCTCCGCCGAAACTTCTCCCTGCCCagttaaaaagaagaagaaacccgGTGCTCTCAGCAGTAGCAAAGACCAG GACGGCAGGAATGACTTCTACTGCTGGCTGTGCCACCGCGAGGGCCAGGTGCTCTGCTGTGAGCTCTGCCCCAGGGTGTACCATGCCAAGTGCCTCAAACTACCAGCCGAGCCTGATGGCGACTGGTTCTGTCCGGAGTGTGAG aaaataacagtTGCAGAGTGCATAGAGACTCAGAGCAAAGCCATGATGATGCTAACTATAGACCAGCTGTCTTACCTACTAAAGTTTGCCCTTCAGAAGATGAAACAACCAGGT ACTGAACCCTTCCAGAAACCTGTCTCTCTTGAACAACATCCAGATTATGCGGAGTACATTTTTCATCCTATGGATCTTTGCACACTTGAAAAG AatatcaaaaagaaaatgtatggcTGCACAGAGGCCTTCTTGGCAGACGCAAAATGGATTTTGCACAACTGTATTATATATAATGGAG GCAATCACAAACTCACAGCTACAGCTAAAGTTATAGTAAAAATCTGTGAACATGAG ATGAACGAGATTGAAGtttgtcctgagtgttatttgTCTGCTTGCCAAAAGAGAGACAACTGGTTTTGTGAGCCTTGT AGTAACCCACATCCTCTAGTGTGGGCCAAACTGAAAGGATTTCCATTCTGGCCTGCTAAAGCTCTGCGGGACAAAGATGGACAGGTGGACGCTCGTTTCTTTGGTCAACATGACAG GGCATGGGTTCCTTTAAACAACTGCTACCTCATGTCAAAAGAAATTCCATTCTCTGTGAAGAAGACCAAAAGCATCTTTAACAGTGCCATGCAAGAGATGGAGGTCTATGTGGAGAACATGAAGAAGAAGTTTGGAGTGTTTAATTACGCACCTTTCAGGACACCATACACTCCTGACAACAACTTCCAGATGCTGCTGGACCCCTCCAACCCCTCGTCCACTCCAGTGAAAACTGAGAAACAGGAGAAGATCAAGCTCAGCTTCGACATGACCGCTTCGCCCAAGATCCCTCTGGCAAGGACCATGTTGTCTGGGGCTGGGCTGGGAGGGGGCACAGTTGGGCGTCGGCTCCCTCTAAGTGACATGCCTCGCTCCCCCATGAGCACCAACTCCTCTGCCCACACTGGTTCAGATGGGGAACAGGAGACAGCAGACAAGTCGCATGCAAAAGCCCAGAACAGCCAGTACAGTGCAGGAGAGGAGTCCATGGACTGTACAG CATCACCTCCCCATCCTCGACTTTGTCCTGCAGGCAGTTCATTGGACAGCCCTAAACCATTCCACTCTCAAGCTCCTGGCCTCCCCAAGCAGGAGAAGACACCACAGACAGGAAGCATTCTCAACCTCAATCTAG ATCGGAGCAAAGCAGAAATGGACCTAAAAGAGCTAAGTGAAACAGTTCAGCAGAAGCAAGGAACCACACCAGTCCTCACGTCTCCAAAAAGACAGATTAAGAGCCGTTTTCAGCTGAACTTGGACAAAACCATTGAGAGCTGCAAAGCACAGTTGG GTATTGATGAGATCTCTGTGGATGTGTATAAAGGTGTGGAACACAGTGACTCAGAGGAATCTGATAAGTCTGACTCAAGTGACAGTGAGTATGCCAGTGACGATGAGCAAAAGACCAAGGAAGGCCAGGACGCAGCAACCAATGATGAAGCCCAGGAGGACACTATCAAAAATAAAGTCAAAGATCTGTCATCTCCAAGCCAAGATAAAGAGGTTAAAACTGATACACTCCTTGCATCTGAGTCTGCAGCAGGTGACACAGCTCCAACAGCATCAGATGTTCCAGCTAAAGAGAAAATAAGCACTGATTCAGGAAAACAAAGCCCAGAGAAGAGCAAGGCGCCTCCAGCAGTATCACCTCCTCCCAGAGGCAAGTCTCAGGTGAAAGACGAGGGGAAGTATCCCGCGCCCATGGAGGACTCTGACTCTGAGAGGGAGCTGGTTATTgaccttggagaggaacagaggggCAAAGACAGGAAGAGGGGTAGGAAAGACACCACCTCTGTAAAAGAGTCCCCTGCTAGTAAACCTGAAG GCAAAGCATTGACCCCATCAACAGTGCCATCTCAAAACAGTGCAGCTCTCTCCACACCCTCCACTGTCTCCACACAGTCCCCAATGGCCATTCCTGTCACCATGGTCTCGTTCACTGCTCCCTCCCCCACAACCATAAGCCTAGCAACGGTGTCCAGTGCCACAGCAtcgcccccctcctcctcctcctccccctcagccTCCACCGCTCCAGCTTTGAagaaacagcgccctctgctgccCAGAGAGACGCTGCCCGTGGTGCAGAGAGCTGTGGTGTGGAATCCCACTACCAAGTTTCAGACCTCCTCGCAGAAGTGGCACATGCAGAAGGTGCAACGTCAGCAACAGAGCCAGCAACCTGTTGCAACCACCCAGGATCAGGCCTTGTCACCTAAGCAGGGCCAGGCTCCAGTGGTGACCCAGACTCAGGCTGGGAATGTGTCGACAGCGGTGTCCTCATCCTCCGCTCAGCAGTCTTCACAAAGTACCCGCTATCAGACCAGACAGGCTGTCAAAG ctgttCAACAAAAAGACCCTCCACTCGGCACAAACACGTCCGCTGTCACCCTGGTATCCAGTAGTCCAGCTTCTGTTGCCATGATTGCAACATCAAGTCTAGCAACAGCTGCTTCGTCATCACCGGTGGCAATAGACCTGTATATCCCCACTGCCTCTGCAGATGTGGCTGAAGACATTGCCAAGTACACAAATAAA ATAATGGATGCAATCAAAGGTTCAATGACTGAAATCTACAATgacctttctcagagtacttcagGAAACACAATAGCAGAG ATAAGACGACTGagaattgaaattgaaaaattgCAGTGGTTGCATCAACAAGAGTTGTCAGAAATGAAGCACAATCTTG AGCTGACAATGGCAGAGATGAGGCAAAgtctggagcaggagagagagaggctggtgACTGAGGTGAAGAAACAGATAGAGCAGGAGAAACAACAGGCAGTGGACGAGACGAAGAAGAAACAGTGGTGCGCTAACTGCAGGAAAGAAGCCATCTTCTACTGCTGCTGGAACACAAGCTACTGTGATTACCCCTGTCAGCAAGCCCACTGGCCGGAGCATATGAAGTCCTGCACACAGTCAG CCACAGCTCCACAGCAAGAACCCGAGGCTGAATCGACAGCAGACCCCCCAAACAAAGGAGGAGGGACAACTAGTAGTGGCCCGAACTCTCTCAGAGACATGCCTGTCGCTGCACCATCAGAAAAAGACTGTGTTGTGGAGAAAAGTGCTGACAGTGTTGCTGTTTCTTTATCCTAA